The genomic stretch CATCGTTCAACTGACCCAGATCGAGGTCGCCGCGCGCGACGCTTTGCAGCGGCTTGCCGTCGAACTCGTTCAGGAACGACAGCATCCATTCGTCGACGCGATCCGTCAGCAGCAGCACTTCGACGCCCTTCTTGCGGAACACTTCGAGGTGCGGGCTGTTCTTCGCGGCCTGGTACGTATCCGCCGTGACGTAGTAAATCTTCGACTGCTCGGGCTTCATGCGCGCGACGTAGTCCGCCAGCGACACGTTCTGTTCGGACGAGTCGTTGTGCGTCGACGCGAAACGGGCGAGCTTGGCGATGCGTTCCTTGTTCGCGAAGTCTTCGCCGATGCCCTCCTTCAGCACCTGCCCGAATTCCTTCCAGAAGGTCGCGTACTTTTCTTTGCCTTCGGCTTCTTCCGTGTTCGCCAGCTCTTCAAGCATCGACAGCGCGCGCTTGGTCACGCCTTCGCGGATCGCCTTCACGTCGCGGCTTTCCTGAAGCAGTTCGCGCGACACGTTCAGCGGCAGATCCGCCGAATCGACCACGCCCTTCACAAAGCGCAGATACGTGGGCAGCAATTGCTCGGCGTCGTCCATGATGAAGACGCGCTTCACGTACAGCTTCAGGCCGCCGCGATGATCGCGGTTCCACATGTCGAACGGCGCATGTGCCGGCACGTACAGCAGCTGCGTGTACTCGCTGCGGCCTTCGACGCGGTTATGCGTCCACGTCAGCGGATCCTGATGATCGTGCGACAGGTGTTGATAGAACTGCTTGTACTGCTCATCCGTGATGTCGCTCTTCGCCCGCGTCCACAGCGCGCTCGCCTGGTTGACGGTCTCGTCTTCGTCCTTCGCGACCATCTCGCTCTTTTCCGCGTCCCACTCCTCCTTCTGCATCAGGATGGGCAGCGCGACGTGATCCGAATACTTCTGGATGATCGACTTGAGCTTGTAGGTGGACAGCAGTTCGTCTTCGTCGGCGCGCAGATGCAGTGTGATGGTCGTGCCACGCTGCGCGCGCTCGATCGTTTCAACCGAGAAGTCGCCCTCGCCCGCGCTCACCCAGCGCACGCCTTCCGCTGCGGGCAGGCCCGCCCGGCGCGTCTCCACCGTGATCTTGTCCGCGACGATGAAGCCCGAGTAGAAGCCGACGCCGAACTGGCCGATCAGCGCCGCGTCTTTTTGCTGGTCGCCGGAGAGCTTGCCGAAGAATTCCTTCGTGCCGGAGCGCGCGATCGTGCCGAGGTTGGCGACCGCCTCGTCGCGGCTCATGCCGATGCCGTTGTCGTCGATGGTGATGGTGCGGGCGTTCTTGTCGAACGACACGCGAATGCGCAGGTTCGGGTCGTTTTCATACAGCGCGCTATTTTCGATCGCTTCGAAGCGCAGCTTGTCGGCCGCGTCCGATGCGTTCGAAATCAGTTCGCGCAGGAAGATTTCCTTGTTGCTGTACAGCGAATGAATCATCAGATGCAGAAGCTGTTTCACTTCCGCCTGGAAGCTCATGGTTTCTTGTGCCATGGTCAGTGTTCCTCTTCTATTGCAGGTTGATTCGGGGTACGAGGCTGAATGCATCTGTACGGACAGCGCGCGCTACAGACGATGCGCTGTTAAATGGGGGCGCGCGCCACGGATTCAAGAGGTCTATGAAGCCCGCCGGGCAACGCCGTCCAGATAGCGGCACAGGAATGCCGGCAGCGCTGGATCGCCGCAATTCGCGACATTGAAGCGCATCCACGTGGTGGGCGACTGCTGCGGCGAGAACAGGCTTCCCGGTGTCAGCAAAAAGCCTTCCTCATGGCCGGCCGCCGCGAGCGCATCGGCATCGACGCCCGTGTCCGCCCACACGAACATGCCCGCCGCCGGCGTCTGGAACATCCGCAGCCCCGTTTTTTCGAGCATCCTCACCGATTTGTCGCGCACCGTATCGAGCCGCGCGCGCAGCCGCTCGACGTGCCGCCGGTAGTGCCCTTCCGTCAGGATCTTGTAGAGCACGCGCTCGTTCAGCTCGGGCGTGGTCATGCCGACCAGCATTTTCTGGTCCGTGACGGCCTTCGCCACGTCGGGCGACGACGCGATGAAACCGACCCGCAGATTCGCCGCGAGCGTCTTCGAGAAGCTGCCCAGATAGATCACGCGCTTGAGCTGATCGAGGCTCGCGAGGCGCGTCGCGGGAAAGCCCGGCGGGCAAAGGTCGCCGTAGATATCGTCTTCCACGACGATGAAATCGTATTCTTCCGCGAGCCGCAGGATGCGAAACGCCTGCGCCGCCGTCAAAGACGTGCCCGTCGGGTTTTGCAGCACGGAATTGATCACGAGCATTTTCGGCCGCCACGTCTGCACAAGCGTTTCCAGCGCGTCGAGATCGGGGCCGTCCGGCGTGTATGGCATGCCGACGAGCCGCGCACCTTGCGACGCAAAGCGCCCGAACATCTGGAACCACGCCGGATCGCCGACGATCACCGTGTCGCCTGGCTGCACATAGAGCCGCGCAATCAGGTCGATGGCCTGGGTGATGCCCGACACGAGCACGATCTGTTCTGGCGACGCGCCGATTTCCAGTTCCTCGAGCCGCGTCTGCAGTTGCTGGCGCAGCGGCAAAAACCCTTGCGGCGTACCGAAACCGAGCATCTGTGCGCCGCTTTGCCGGCCGAGGGTGCGCAGCGCGCCCGTAATCAGCTCGCCGTCCAGCCAGCGCGACGGCAGATAGCCGAGGCCGGGCCCGCGCTCGGGCCGCGTCGATGTGTGGAGCATGTTGCGCAACAGCCAGACGACGTCGATCGTGCTGGGCGCGGGTGCGGCATCGGCCGCCTCGTGGGTCGAGAGACGGCGCTCGACGGGCGGCGGACCGCCCGCCAGCCGCTCGCGCACGTAAAAGCCCGAGCCGCGCCGCGAATCCAGATAGCCCTGCGCGACCAGCCGCTCGTACGCCTCGACGACCGTAAAGCGCGACACGCCCTTGTCGAGCGCGAGCTTGCGGATCGACGGCATGCGCATGCCGGGACGGAACACGCGCTCCTCAATGCGGCGGCGCGCCCACTGCACGAGCTGATCGACAAGCGTGAGCGCCGAGGCGTGGTGAGGAGCGGGAATCAGGTCGAGCGGGACGGACATGGCGGACTCCAGCAGTGTGCAGCATGGGCGACGTCGGCTCGGGCGCACGGCAAGGTAACCGGCTGTGTCCCGGATGCGGACAGAAGTCCATCAGACGACAGGGCAACTGTACCGAACAGTATCGCAGCGATTGTACCGTTACTGTGCCGGTCACTGTCGGTACATTTCATTTCAGATTCAGCAATTCCCAGGTATCGACGACCTGCTTGCCCGCGCCACCCGATCGCGGCGCGAAGCTCGCTGACACCGGCCATACGGTACTGCGCGTGGCCGGGCCGCAAGCCGAACGGTTATTCTTACGGATTGACCCTGGCCGACTCGCGCGCAACCGACCGTTACCCGCCGCCGCGCCCTCAGCGAACGACCGCCCTCTTGCCGCCATGACAGCACACACGCTTCGACTCGACCACCTCGTTGTTTCCGCCCGCACGCTCGACGAGGGCACGCAATACGTCGCGGATACGCTCGGCGTCGCGCCTTCGGGCGGCGGCGCGCATCCGTCGATGCGCACGCACAACCGGCTGCTAAACCTGTGGGGCGGCGCGTATCTGGAAGTGATCGCGATCGATCCGGGCGCCGGCGAGCCCGCGAACGCCCGTGCGCGTCTTTTCGCGCTCGACGATCCCGCGACGCGCGCGCGCCTGGAAAGCGGGCCGTATCTGTCGCATTGGGTCGCGCGCGTGGAACGGCCGAAGAATCTGGCGCTGTGGCAACAGCAGTATCCCGCGCGCATTTCGACCGTCGTACCGATGACGCGCGGCGATTTCACGTGGAGCCTGACGGTGGCCAACGACGGCGCGTTTCCCGCGTGGCAAGGGGCCGGGGGGCGGCGTGGTGCCGTCGCTGATCCAGTGGGACTCGACGCGCCATCCGTCCCACGTGCTGCCGGAAACAGGCCTCGCGCTGAAAGCGCTGAAAGGCTGGCATCCGCAAGCGGACATCGTCGCGCAGCAGTTGCAATGGCTCGGCGCCGCGCAACTGATCGCGCTGGAAAATACGGACGGCGCGCCTGCCCTCGCCGCCGACATCGAAACCCCGAGCGGGCTGCGCACGCTCAGATAGATCAAGCACCACATGGAGAACCAGAAGCAATGAAGCGCGAAACCCAAGGCATGCTGCTCGGCCTGATCGGCGTAATGATCTTCAGTCTGACGCTGCCGATGACCCGCATCGTCGTCGCCGAATTCAGCCCGCTGCTGAACGGCCTGGGCCGCGCGCTCGCCGCTTCCGTTCCCGCTGCGATATTGCTCGCCATCCGCCGTGAAAGGCGGCCCACGTGGCCGCAGATCAAGAGTCTCGCCGTCGTGTCGCTCGGCGTGATCATCGCGTTTCCGGTGTTTTCCGCGTGGGCGATGAAGAGCGTCCCCGCGTCGCACGGCGCCGTCGTCAACGGCTTGCAGCCGCTGTGCGTCGCCATCTACGCCGCGTGGCTGTCGCACGAACGGCCGTCGAGGGCATTCTGGGCGAGCGCCGTCGCGGGCAGCGCAATCGTCGTCGCGTTCGCGCTGCAGGCGGGCGGCGGCGCGTTCCAGGCGGGCGACCTGTTGATGCTCGTCGCGGTCGGAATCGGCGCACTCGGCTATGCAGAAGGCGCACGGCTCGCGCGGCAGATCGGCGGCTGGCAGGTGATCTGCTGGGCGCTCGTCGTGTCGGCGCCGTTTCTGCTCGTGCCCGTCGCGTGGCTCGGCTGGGAGCAGCACGCCGCCCATCCCGGCCCCGTCGCGCTGAAAACCTGGCTCGCGTTCGGCTACGTCACATTGTTCTCGCAGTTCATCGGCTTTTTCGCGTGGTATGCGGGCCTGGCAATGGGCGGCATCGCGCGGGTCGGCCAGGTGCAGCTGCTGCAGATTTTCTTCACGATGGCGTTCTCCGCGCTGTTCTTCGGCGAGAACGTCACGCCTGTCACGTGGGTTTTCGCGGCTGCCGTGATCGCCACCGTGATGCTGGGCCGCAAGGCCACCGTACATACGGCCGTACGGCCGGTTCGCGCCGCCTGACGAGTTCGCGCGATAATCCCTGTTTTTGACCGACCACCTGATCCTGCTACACCGACGAGGAGACCATGAATCAAAGCGACCTCAATGCCCCGACCTGGCAATTGTCCGAACGCGCTCGCAAGCTGACCAGCTCGGCGATC from Paraburkholderia phymatum STM815 encodes the following:
- the htpG gene encoding molecular chaperone HtpG, which produces MAQETMSFQAEVKQLLHLMIHSLYSNKEIFLRELISNASDAADKLRFEAIENSALYENDPNLRIRVSFDKNARTITIDDNGIGMSRDEAVANLGTIARSGTKEFFGKLSGDQQKDAALIGQFGVGFYSGFIVADKITVETRRAGLPAAEGVRWVSAGEGDFSVETIERAQRGTTITLHLRADEDELLSTYKLKSIIQKYSDHVALPILMQKEEWDAEKSEMVAKDEDETVNQASALWTRAKSDITDEQYKQFYQHLSHDHQDPLTWTHNRVEGRSEYTQLLYVPAHAPFDMWNRDHRGGLKLYVKRVFIMDDAEQLLPTYLRFVKGVVDSADLPLNVSRELLQESRDVKAIREGVTKRALSMLEELANTEEAEGKEKYATFWKEFGQVLKEGIGEDFANKERIAKLARFASTHNDSSEQNVSLADYVARMKPEQSKIYYVTADTYQAAKNSPHLEVFRKKGVEVLLLTDRVDEWMLSFLNEFDGKPLQSVARGDLDLGQLNDEEKQAQEKVSEELKPLVERMKEALKDKAKDVRLTFRLTDSPSCLVADEGDMSGYLQRMLKAAGQNAPTFHPILEVNPEHALVKSLSTDNAHFDDWCHLLFDQALLAEGGSLEDPASFVKRTNALLLAR
- a CDS encoding DMT family transporter, whose translation is MKRETQGMLLGLIGVMIFSLTLPMTRIVVAEFSPLLNGLGRALAASVPAAILLAIRRERRPTWPQIKSLAVVSLGVIIAFPVFSAWAMKSVPASHGAVVNGLQPLCVAIYAAWLSHERPSRAFWASAVAGSAIVVAFALQAGGGAFQAGDLLMLVAVGIGALGYAEGARLARQIGGWQVICWALVVSAPFLLVPVAWLGWEQHAAHPGPVALKTWLAFGYVTLFSQFIGFFAWYAGLAMGGIARVGQVQLLQIFFTMAFSALFFGENVTPVTWVFAAAVIATVMLGRKATVHTAVRPVRAA
- a CDS encoding aminotransferase-like domain-containing protein, translating into MSVPLDLIPAPHHASALTLVDQLVQWARRRIEERVFRPGMRMPSIRKLALDKGVSRFTVVEAYERLVAQGYLDSRRGSGFYVRERLAGGPPPVERRLSTHEAADAAPAPSTIDVVWLLRNMLHTSTRPERGPGLGYLPSRWLDGELITGALRTLGRQSGAQMLGFGTPQGFLPLRQQLQTRLEELEIGASPEQIVLVSGITQAIDLIARLYVQPGDTVIVGDPAWFQMFGRFASQGARLVGMPYTPDGPDLDALETLVQTWRPKMLVINSVLQNPTGTSLTAAQAFRILRLAEEYDFIVVEDDIYGDLCPPGFPATRLASLDQLKRVIYLGSFSKTLAANLRVGFIASSPDVAKAVTDQKMLVGMTTPELNERVLYKILTEGHYRRHVERLRARLDTVRDKSVRMLEKTGLRMFQTPAAGMFVWADTGVDADALAAAGHEEGFLLTPGSLFSPQQSPTTWMRFNVANCGDPALPAFLCRYLDGVARRAS